One stretch of Vulpes lagopus strain Blue_001 chromosome 12, ASM1834538v1, whole genome shotgun sequence DNA includes these proteins:
- the SLC27A4 gene encoding long-chain fatty acid transport protein 4: MLLGASLVGVLLFSKLVLKLPWTQVGFSLLFLYLGSGGWRFVRIFVKTIRRDIFGGMVLLKVKAKVRRYLREQRTVPILFASTVQRHPDKTALIFEGTDTHWTFRQLDDYSSSVANFLQARGLASGDVAALFMENRNEFVGLWLGMAKLGVEAALINTNLRRDALCHCLTTSQARVLIFGSEMAPAIFEIQASLDPSLSLFCSGPWDPSTLPASTEHLDPILEDAPKHLPSRPDKGFTDKLFYIYTSGTTGLPKAAIVVHSRYYRMAALVYYGFRMRPDDIVYDCLPLYHSAGNIVGIGQCLLHGMTVVIRKKFSASRFWDDCIKYNCTIVQYIGELCRYLLNQPPREAEHQHRVRMALGNGLRQSIWTDFSSRFHIPQVAEFYGATECNCSVGNFDSQVGACGFNSRILSFVYPIRLVRVNEDTMELIRGPNGVCLPCQPGEPGQLVGRIIQQDPLRRFDGYLNQGASNKKIAKDVFQKGDQAYLTGDVLVMDELGYLYFRDRTGDTFRWKGENVSTTEVEGTLSRLLDMTDVAVYGVEVPGTEGRAGMAAVANSAGSCDLEHFAQLLEKELPLYARPIFLRFLPELHKTGTFKLQKMELRKEGFNPAVVRDPLFYLDARKGRYVPLDQKAYARIQAGEEKL, from the exons ATGCTGCTCGGGGCGTCTCTGGTGGGGGTGCTGCTGTTCTCCAAACTGGTGCTGAAACTGCCTTGGACCCAGGTGGGGTTCTCCCTGCTGTTTCTCTACCTGGGGTCTGGAGGCTGGCGTTTTGTCCGCATCTTCGTCAAGACCATAAGGCGTGATATCTT TGGCGGCATGGTACTCCTGAAGGTCAAGGCAAAGGTCCGGCGGTACCTGCGGGAGCAGCGGACAGTGCCTATTTTGTTTGCTTCTACGGTACAGCGCCACCCAGACAAGACAGCCTTGATCTTTGAGGGCACAGACACCCACTGGACCTTCCGCCAGCTGGATGATTACTCAAGCAGCGTGGCCAACTTTCTGCAGGCTCGGGGCCTGGCCTCGGGTGATGTAGCTGCCCTCTTCATGGAGAACCGCAATGAGTTTGTGGGCCTGTGGCTGGGCATGGCCAAGCTGGGCGTGGAGGCGGCCCTCATCAACACTAACCTCCGACGGGATGCCCTGTGCCACTGCTTGACCACCTCCCAGGCCCGGGTCCTCATCTTTGGCAGTGAGATGGCCCCAG CCATCTTTGAAATCCAAGCCAGCCTGGACCCCTCACTCAGCCTCTTCTGCTCTGGCCCCTGGGATCCCAGCACCCTGCCCGCCAGCACGGAGCACCTGGACCCCATCCTGGAAGATGCCCCCAAGCACCTGCCCAGTCGTCCTGACAAGGGCTTCACAG ATAAGCTCTTCTACATCTACACATCAGGCACCACAGGGCTGCCCAAAGCTGCCATCGTGGTACATAGCAG GTATTACCGCATGGCTGCCCTGGTGTACTATGGATTCCGGATGCGGCCCGATGACATTGTCTATGACTGCCTGCCCCTCTACCACTCAGCAG GGAACATCGTGGGAATAGGGCAGTGCCTGCTCCATGGCATGACAGTGGTGATCCGGAAGAAGTTCTCAGCCTCCCGGTTCTGGGACGACTGTATCAAGTACAACTGCACA ATTGTGCAGTACATCGGCGAGCTGTGCCGCTACCTCCTGAACCAGCCGCCCCGGGAGGCGGAACACCAGCATCGGGTGCGCATGGCACTTGGCAACGGCCTCCGCCAGTCCATCTGGACCGACTTTTCTAGCCGTTTCCACATCCCCCAAGTGGCTGAGTTCTATGGGGCCACTGAATGTAACTGCAGTGTGGGCAACTTCGACAGCCAG GTGGGGGCCTGTGGCTTCAACAGCCGCATCCTGTCCTTTGTGTACCCCATCCGGCTGGTACGAGTCAACGAGGACACCATGGAACTGATCCGGGGGCCCAATGGTGTCTGCCTTCCCTGCCAACCAG GTGAGCCAGGCCAGCTAGTGGGCCGCATCATCCAGCAGGACCCCCTGCGGCGCTTTGATGGCTATCTGAACCAGGGTGCCAGCAATAAGAAGATCGCCAAGGACGTTTTCCAAAAGGGGGACCAGGCCTACCTCACTG GTGATGTGCTGGTGATGGATGAGCTGGGCTACCTGTACTTCCGAGACCGCACAGGAGACACGTTCCGCTGGAAAGGGGAGAATGTATCCACCACAGAGGTGGAGGGCACACTCAGCCGCCTGCTGGACATGACCGATGTGGCAGTGTATGGTGTCGAGGTGCCAG GAACTGAGGGCCGGGCTGGAATGGCTGCCGTGGCCAACTCTGCTGGCAGCTGTGACCTGGAGCACTTTGCACAGCTCTTAGAGAAGGAGCTGCCCCTGTATGCCCGCCCCATCTTCCTGCGCTTCCTTCCTGAGCTGCACAAAACAG GGACCTTCAAGCTACAGAAGATGGAGCTTCGGAAGGAAGGTTTTAACCCGGCAGTTGTGAGAGACCCACTGTTTTACCTGGATGCCCGGAAGGGCCGCTACGTCCCGCTGGACCAGAAGGCCTACGCCCGCATCCAGGCGGGCGAGGAGAAGCTGTGA